ATGAACAGAGATTCAACTTTGGCCGCAATTACATTAACTTGCTTCATGATGGTCGATTTTGGTTGGCAGTCGTCCGTACACTTCTTTTTATTGCAATAGCTGTTCCTCTTTCTATTGTAGTTGGATTTTTAATAGCCTACCTATTTAACACATTGACCTGGGGGAGGAGAGTTTGTAGAATCATTTTTCTTGCCCCTATGGTCACGGCTCCTTCTATTGCTGGGTTAGTTTTTAAATTTATATTTAATTACGACTTTGGCATGATTAATCAAATATTAGTTGAAGTTGGGTTGCCACGTATTGATTTCTTAGGCTCTCCTACAAATGCGTTTTTATCCGTTATCATAGTTGATTTATGGCAGTGGACACCATTCGCAACGTTAGTTCTACTAGCGGGTTTAGAATCACTGCCCCATGAACATTTTGAAGCAGCACTTATTGACGGAGCTTCAACAATACAAGTGCTGTGGCATATTACTCTACCTATGATGAAAAAATATATTTTTATCACTACTATCTTTCGCTTTATTCAATGTATTCGCATCTATGACATTATAAAACTGATGACAGATGGCGGTCCTGGGACTGCTACCGAATTGCTAAATGTGTACATTACAAAGGTTGGTTTTTCCTGGTTTGATCTAGGATATGCCTCTGCGCTAACATTCGTCGCATTAAATCTCGGAGCTTTTCTTGCTATGCTTCTTATCCGGCGCACACAAACTTTTACTGGAGGTGAGGGAATATGAAACATAAACAGTTAATGATTGCAATAATTAAAATATTTTTAACAGTTATAATAATGTTCGTTTTCTTATTGCCTTTATTCTGGCTAATAACATCTTCTTTTAAAACCCCCCGTGATATTTTTTCTCTTAAATTTCGCATTTTATTTGAACCTACCTTTAATAATTATTACATAGTAATCAAAAGTGCTTTTTTATATAAATTATTTAACAGTGCTTTTATAGGTTTAGCTACGGTTATCATTGTGTTGCCTTTTGGATTATTTGCTGCTTATGCTTTTTCGCGATTTAGATTTGCTGCGCAGCATACATTATTTTTTATCTTGCTAACAACGACAATAGCTCCTCCTGTGGCGTTTGCCGTCCCTATCTTTATGCTATTCCGTAGGCTGGGGTTGTTGGATGCGCATCTTAGTCTGATCCTATGTTATGTTTTATTCAATATAGGATTTACAACTTGGGTACTACGGGGCTTTATCGAGGATGTACCACGAGAAATTGAAGAAGCGGCTTTAGTCGATGGGTGTAGTCCGTGGGGTGTGCTTTTTAAAATAACTTTACCTTTAATAAGCAATGGAATAGTAACAACTGGAATACTAGTTTTTATTTTTAGTTGGAACGAGTTTCTTTTTGCTAGTCTGTTGACTCGAACAAAGGCCGCTACGTTTACCACTCATCTTGTCACATATTTTGGTTCGCGTCGTGTCTTATGGGGCGAATTGTGCGCGGCTGCAACTATCGGGGCTCTAGTTCCGATTGCTCTTGCTTTACTCACACGAAAGTATATAATTCGTGGGATGACATTTGGAGCTATAAAGGGGTGATGTTAAATATGGACCGGAGATGCTCAGGGCAGAACGCGCGATGTTGGTGGACACTCACCTTCCCAGAAATCAAGGCTTGTTTAAAAGAGGAGGATCCTATAATTATCCTGCCAATCGGGTCTTGTGAGCAACATGGTGCGCATCTTCCGGTTGGCACAGACACTATGCTTAGCTTTTATTTAGCATGTGCGGCTTCAGCACAATGCAAATATCCTACAATAGTTTTGCCCCCTTTATGGGTAGGATATTCCCCTCATCATATGGGAGCACCCGGAACTCTTACATTAAGTGAAACAACTTTAATATCTGTTATTTATGACATATGCAAAAGCTTAATCGAACATAATGCAAATAGAATTTTATTATTGAATGGCCATGGAGGAAATGAACCCCTCTTAATAATTGCGACCAACAAAATAGCTAGACGCTTCGGCAAATCACCAATTGCAGTTACATATTGGAAATTAATTGCCACCGAAATTGGCCAAATCCGCAAGTCACCACGCGGTGGGATGGGTCATGCTTGCGAATTTGAGACATCATTAGCTTTATATCTTTTTCCTGAGCTAGTCAAACTAACCAGAGCGGTTACATCACTAGAGCCTGGAGATAGATATTTTTCCCCTGATTTGTTCGCAACAAACATTATTCATTATTATGTTGATTATTTAAAACTTTCTTCCTCGGGTGTCATAGGCGATCCCCTTACGGCGTCAGAAGAAGAAGGGCGTCAAGTATTTGTGCTCCTTATTGAAAAGTTATGTGAGCTCATCGAAGATTACGGACGCGGAAATTTAGCGTTGTTGAAGCATTCGGGGCAAAAAGAAGGGGTAAAAAATGAAGGTTGTTGACTTGCGTGCATATCCAATTTGTATTCCACTAAAGGAAACACTTGTGACTTCATACGGGGAAAGGGGATTTGCTGAGTTTGTACTTGTAGAAATAGAAACAGATGAAGGTATCATTGGAGTGGGAGAATCAGCCTCCATCCCGATCTATGACGAAGGAAATCCGGCAGGTGATATGTATATTTTAAAGCATTATTTAAAGCCCTTGCTATTGGGGCAAGATCCAACAAACATTGGTAATGTGCATTTTCTAATGAACAAGCTTGTACGTGGACATAGATTTGTCAAAGCTGCGATTGATATTGCTTTGTACGATATCATGGGTAAATATACTGGCCTTCCCGTATGTCGGCTTTTAGGGAGCGCTGTGAAAAATATACCAGTGATTTGGCTTACAAATCCGGCTCAAGGCTCTAAAGCCATCGAAGAGGCAAGCCGACGAATAAATGAGGGGTTCCGAACAATAAAAGTCAAAGTAGGCAAGAATTGGTGTGAAGAAATTGCGTTCTTACGGGAGTTGAGAAAAGAAATCGGCGAAAACTTCGACCTCAGGCTTGACGCAAATGGAGCATGGCATTGGAGACAGGCCCTTGTTTACATCCGCCAAATGGAAAACCTAAATATCTCTCTTTTAGAACAGCCAGTGCCGGCATGGGATATTGTTGGATTAAAAAGATTAACTAGCAGATCGCCAATTCCAATCGTCGCAGACGAGTGTATATTAACAATATACGACGTACACGAAATAGCAAGACAAAAAGTTGTGGACTACGTCAACATTAAAGTTTGCCGGAGTGGTGGTCTCTACCCTGCATTAAAAATGGCTGCAGTAGCAGAAGCAGCAGGAATAGTACCGCTTGTCGGTAGTATGCTTGAGACCGGCGTTGGTACCATGGCTGGAGCACACTTTGCTGCTTTACTTAATTGCAACACACTACCAGCAGAAGTCATAGGGCCGCTCATTGCCCAAGATGACGTCGTTGTTCCACCAATACAATATGAAGGTGGGAAACTTATTTTGAAGCAAGCTCCCGGATTAGGTATTGAGTTGGACAAGCAAAAAATACAACAATATTTAAAGAAGGAGGTATAAGTATGCCGTATGGATACCGAGGGCGAATTTTACATATCAACTTGGCCTCTGGCGAGACATGGGAAGAAAGGCCAACGGAAGTTTTCTACAGAAAATATGTAGGGGGGCGTTCTCTAGGGCTGTATTATTTGTTAAAATTTCTGCCACCCGGAATCGATCCGCTGTCACCTGAAAATCTACTGGTGTTGGCCACAAGCCCCACTGTAGGCGCCCCTTTTCCCGGAAATGCTCGACATTCTGTAGTCGCAAAGTCCCCTTTGACCTTGGGCTTTGGTGAGTCTGAAGCCGGTGGCTTTTGGGGGCCAGAATTAAAGAAAGCAGGATATGATGCTGTAGTGATTCATGGAGCTGCAAAGCAACCAATCTACGTTGTAATTGATGATGGCGACGTTGAACTACTGAGTGCTCAACATTTATGGGGCAAAGGAACGCAAGAAACAAGAGAATTGTTACAACAACACTACGACAAAGCTCAGGTTTTGTGCATTGGTCCAGCAGGAGAGCATTTAGTTCGATACGCTAGCATCTCGGCTGGGCCGCACGACATGCATGGACGTATGGGACTTGGAGCTGTTATGGGATCAAAGAATTTAAAAGCGATTGTTGTTAGAGGCACAAAAGCAATAAATTTATACGATCCTGAAACCGTCAAGGAATTGGCTAAGTGGTTTGCCCAGCATTTTAAAGCCGATCCCACCAATCGTCTTCTTAACGAGACAGGCACCGCAGGCGCGGTGGAGCTTTATAATGAATTAGGATCATTACCAGCTTTTAACTTTAGGTATGGGACCATCGAGGGAGCTGAAAAATTGTCTGGCTACACTTGGAGGAGCAAAGGGCTCATTATTGGCGCGCATTCCTGTTTTGCTTGCCCCGTGGCTTGTAGGAAAACTGTTCGGTTTGAATCTCCGTTCGAAAAAGATCGATGGATTACCTCTCACTCAGCTGAGTACGAAAGTCTAGCCGCACTGGGAAGTAACTGCGGAATAACCGAAGAGAGGGAACTTTTAGCGTTAACTGCTTTGTGTGATGATCTGGGGTTAGATACTATATCAACAGGTGATGTAATTGCTTTTCTAATGGAATGTGTAGAGCGAAAATTGCTGAAAGGAAAAATGTGGGAAGAGTTGCAAAAAGCTAAACTAACTTTTGGAAACGCTTCTGCGGCGCATTGGCTCATCAAAAAGATAGCCTACAGAGAAGGCGTTGGGCGTTTAGCAGCGGAGGGAGTAAAAAAGCTATGCGAGATGATCGGCTCTGCGGCGAAATCTTTTGCTATGCACGTCAAAGGTGAGGAAATTGCGTTGCAGGAGCCCCGCGGACAAAAAATCGGCGCTGCGCTAGGATACGCAGTAGCTCCACACGGTGGAGATCATATACAAATGGAGCATGATTACACTTTCGCTACCGAAAGCCCATTCTTACAAAGCATGGAGCCTTTTGGAATCATTGAACCTATACCACCGATGGACTTGGGGCCTAAGAAAGTTCGGCTATTTGTAATGAACCAAATTCTTTGGTCTTTATATAATGTTTTTGACATATGTATTTTTGTAGGGCCTCCAGGACATACGTATCGCCCAGACCATTTGTTAACCATTATTCGCGCGGTTACCGGATGGAAAACAAGCTGGGTAGAGCTTTTTGATATAGGCCGAAGAAGTCTTACAATGGCACGCTGCTTCAATTTGCGGGAAGGGTTTTCCGCAAAAGACGACTGGCTTCCAGACAGATTTTTTGAGCCGTTAAAAGGTGGCGCTTCTGCTGGAAACAGTGTGCCCAGAAAAGAATTGAAGCGAGCTGTAAAAATATATTATTCATTGATGGGATGGAATCCTATTAACGGAGTCCCTACTGAAGCTACTTTATATTATTTGGATCTAGATTGGCTTTTAGATGATCCCAAAATCCGAGATCTCGTAACCAGGAGGTGAATGATGGGTATGCAGTGTGACACTATTGAAAACAAATTAAAATTTTTGGGGTTTGAATTGCCCGAAGTCCCTGTTCCAGTGGCTGAATACCTGCCTGCTAAAAAAGTGGGGGAGTTGGTATATTGCTCAGGACAAGGTCCAATTCGTAACGGAAGACCAGTGTATATAGGCCGCGTAGGGGCGGAGGTTTCTCTCACAGAAGCCTATAAGGCTGCTCAACTATGTGTTTTGAATTGTCTAGCCGCAGTCAAAGCTGTGATAGGCTCGTTGGACGCCATCGAGGAAATTGTTCAAGTGCGTGGATTCGTTAATAGTGCGCCGGGTTTTTATGATCAGCCCAAAGTAATAGACGGAGCGTCTCAG
The genomic region above belongs to Methanomassiliicoccales archaeon and contains:
- a CDS encoding sugar ABC transporter permease, giving the protein MIGQKGWRASFWFLAPVLLLLALFALYPTIHMIYTSFTDLHLTRPHEQRFNFGRNYINLLHDGRFWLAVVRTLLFIAIAVPLSIVVGFLIAYLFNTLTWGRRVCRIIFLAPMVTAPSIAGLVFKFIFNYDFGMINQILVEVGLPRIDFLGSPTNAFLSVIIVDLWQWTPFATLVLLAGLESLPHEHFEAALIDGASTIQVLWHITLPMMKKYIFITTIFRFIQCIRIYDIIKLMTDGGPGTATELLNVYITKVGFSWFDLGYASALTFVALNLGAFLAMLLIRRTQTFTGGEGI
- a CDS encoding carbohydrate ABC transporter permease; translation: MKHKQLMIAIIKIFLTVIIMFVFLLPLFWLITSSFKTPRDIFSLKFRILFEPTFNNYYIVIKSAFLYKLFNSAFIGLATVIIVLPFGLFAAYAFSRFRFAAQHTLFFILLTTTIAPPVAFAVPIFMLFRRLGLLDAHLSLILCYVLFNIGFTTWVLRGFIEDVPREIEEAALVDGCSPWGVLFKITLPLISNGIVTTGILVFIFSWNEFLFASLLTRTKAATFTTHLVTYFGSRRVLWGELCAAATIGALVPIALALLTRKYIIRGMTFGAIKG
- a CDS encoding creatininase family protein, with the translated sequence MDRRCSGQNARCWWTLTFPEIKACLKEEDPIIILPIGSCEQHGAHLPVGTDTMLSFYLACAASAQCKYPTIVLPPLWVGYSPHHMGAPGTLTLSETTLISVIYDICKSLIEHNANRILLLNGHGGNEPLLIIATNKIARRFGKSPIAVTYWKLIATEIGQIRKSPRGGMGHACEFETSLALYLFPELVKLTRAVTSLEPGDRYFSPDLFATNIIHYYVDYLKLSSSGVIGDPLTASEEEGRQVFVLLIEKLCELIEDYGRGNLALLKHSGQKEGVKNEGC
- a CDS encoding aldehyde ferredoxin oxidoreductase family protein, whose protein sequence is MPYGYRGRILHINLASGETWEERPTEVFYRKYVGGRSLGLYYLLKFLPPGIDPLSPENLLVLATSPTVGAPFPGNARHSVVAKSPLTLGFGESEAGGFWGPELKKAGYDAVVIHGAAKQPIYVVIDDGDVELLSAQHLWGKGTQETRELLQQHYDKAQVLCIGPAGEHLVRYASISAGPHDMHGRMGLGAVMGSKNLKAIVVRGTKAINLYDPETVKELAKWFAQHFKADPTNRLLNETGTAGAVELYNELGSLPAFNFRYGTIEGAEKLSGYTWRSKGLIIGAHSCFACPVACRKTVRFESPFEKDRWITSHSAEYESLAALGSNCGITEERELLALTALCDDLGLDTISTGDVIAFLMECVERKLLKGKMWEELQKAKLTFGNASAAHWLIKKIAYREGVGRLAAEGVKKLCEMIGSAAKSFAMHVKGEEIALQEPRGQKIGAALGYAVAPHGGDHIQMEHDYTFATESPFLQSMEPFGIIEPIPPMDLGPKKVRLFVMNQILWSLYNVFDICIFVGPPGHTYRPDHLLTIIRAVTGWKTSWVELFDIGRRSLTMARCFNLREGFSAKDDWLPDRFFEPLKGGASAGNSVPRKELKRAVKIYYSLMGWNPINGVPTEATLYYLDLDWLLDDPKIRDLVTRR
- a CDS encoding RidA family protein: MQCDTIENKLKFLGFELPEVPVPVAEYLPAKKVGELVYCSGQGPIRNGRPVYIGRVGAEVSLTEAYKAAQLCVLNCLAAVKAVIGSLDAIEEIVQVRGFVNSAPGFYDQPKVIDGASQLLVKLFGNRGQHARVAVGTFALPMNIPVEIEMVVRVRV